One Brassica oleracea var. oleracea cultivar TO1000 chromosome C7, BOL, whole genome shotgun sequence genomic window carries:
- the LOC106302939 gene encoding LOW QUALITY PROTEIN: uncharacterized protein LOC106302939 (The sequence of the model RefSeq protein was modified relative to this genomic sequence to represent the inferred CDS: inserted 1 base in 1 codon) has product MIRGQVVVTRNLNRRNMRYENYCSRCEEQKEIVTHAIFECLPALQRKNVIVEPELDRDPYTSRIWKAQNDKLFRGIHRDPLELVRYAESECQAWFNANEMVPLNPHEHSSEESQVISLDNLCMVDGSWTSTTQFNGCGCENAEARKKFASVDALSELVWSPRNGLRMXLIFSFTGKKAKLPSPSVFDDIALTNNNNMESHSKSNSIQHQEEEAGYCVDRTDDQVNQACSEKNRPLPGIGGSVENTKPEREEMGEDKVETNDDSEEAETRVGASKRSLDSPRGETEALLANEELRLERAGSQEEPTNLGDNRADRVEATDENDLPSPASKACERLAKAKGKEKALYDGNFNDDESFGSVESCNSAGLVSRGRKKRAGFEEQGLILGSKRLKTLSQECLESTSKLKHDSSFMNWISNMTKGIWKGNEEDNSPLVPLTTTTSDANGQVNAIVDQPEMSGCRNTGFQSFFQSIYCQKKSDQDAVEVGNANIASLQELPEQCLITKGDHVSSSGNGVAPVSEPDISSGKVGINQTSETFSSEKKHDDKETNISLLPLSKSKQSEKQKTCCEGDEKDVQCLTNKNSGLESLWISRFSSKSSLPQKQDLRERIITKEANDSSSDAVKIRDPPQNNAILPIVSSLRVESSEAMASLFARRLEAMKHMLPTCSLAENTEERDGILICFYCGKKGHRLQECLEVTDTELRDLVRNISARNGREEASTLCIRCFQLSHWAATCPNAPPYSSAPEDRSVKHYLASTSGPKLPFRGFTDVPKAVFEAVQVLRLTRTDVLKWINSKKSVSGLEGFFLRLRLGKWAEGLGGTGYHVARIEGATEGQSSKEHPVNSCVSVKVGGMTCFVESQFISNHDFVEEELLAWWRSAAKRAGKSGVDDTLMAEELSRKIQQRKMLGF; this is encoded by the exons ATGATAAGAGGACAAGTGGTTGTAACGAGAAATCTGAATCGTCGGAATATGAGATACGAAAACTATTGCTCGAGATGTGAGGAACAAAAAGAAATTGTTACTCATGCCATATTCGAATGTCTTCCAGCTTTGCAA AGGAAGAATGTCATTGTTGAACCAGAACTCGACAGAGATCCTTACACATCGAGAATCTGGAAGGCTCAGAATGATAAACTATTTAGGGGGATACACAGGGATCCCTTGGAGCTAGTCCGATATGCGGAAAGTGAATGCCAGGCTTGGTTTAATGCAAATGAGATGGTACCACTCAACCCACATGAGCATAGTAGTGAGGAATCCCAAGTCATAAGTTTGGATAATCTCTGTATGGTGGATGGTTCATGGACTTCCACAACACAATTCAATGGTTGTGGTTG TGAAAATGCTGAAGCGAGGAAGAAGTTTGCTTCCGTGGATGCTTTATCAGAGTTAGTGTGGTCTCCTCGTAACGGTCTTAGAA TGCTGATTTTTAGTTTCACGGGTAAAAAAGCGAAACTACCCTCTCCTAGCGTCTTTGATGATATAGCACTAACCAACAACAACAACATGGAGTCTCATTCCAAAAGCAATAGTATCCAACACCAAGAAGAAGAAGCTGGTTACTGTGTAGATAGAACTGATGACCAAGTCAACCAAGCGTGTAGCGAAAAGAACAGACCATTGCCAG GGATTGGTGGTTCTGTTGAGAATACCAAACCTGAAAGAGAAGAGATGGGTGAGGATAAGGTTGAAACCAATGATGATTCTGAAGAAGCAGAGACAAGAGTAGGAGCTTCCAAAAGATCTTTAG ATAGTCCAAGAGGAGAAACGGAAGCTTTGTTGGCAAATGAAGAGTTGAGATTGGAAAGAGCTGGATCTCAAGAGGAACCAACTAACCTTGGGGACAATAGAGCTGACCGTGTAGAAGCAACGGATGAGAACGACCTCCCAAGTCCTGCTAGTAAGGCATGTGAGCGTCTTGCCAAAGCAAAAGGGAAAGAAAAAGCTTTATACGATGGAAACTTTAATGATGATGAGAGTTTTGGGAGTGTAGAAAGTTGCAACAGTGCTGGTTTGGTCTCAAGGGGAAGAAAGAAAAGAGCAGGGTTCGAGGAGCAGGGGCTGATCCTCGGAAGCAAACGCCTCAAAACTCTTAGCCAAGAATGTTTGGAGTCAACTTCGAAGCTCAAGCACGATAGTTCCTTTATGAATTGGATATCAAACATGACTAAAGGAATCTGGAAAGGTAATGAAGAAGACAATTCTCCTCTTGTACCTCTTACCACCACCACATCAGATGCTAATGGTCAAGTCAATGCCATCGTTGATCAGCCAGAAATGAGCGGATGCAGAAACACCGGTTTCCAGTCTTTTTTCCAGTCTATATATTGTCAGAAGAAAAGTGACCAAGACGCTGTCGAGGTGGGCAATGCTAATATAGCTTCTTTACAGGAACTTCCTGAACAATGCCTCATCACTAAAGGAGATCACGTGTCTTCATCTGGCAATGGGGTTGCTCCAGTGTCCGAACCCGACATTTCATCTGGAAAAGTTGGAATTAACCAGACAAGTGAAACGTTCTCTTCAGAGAAGAAACACGACGACAAAGAGACAAACATCTCTTTGTTGCCTCTTAGTAAGTCCAAGCAGAGTGAAAAGCAAAAGACCTGCTGTGAAGGAGATGAAAAAGATGTTCAATGTTTAACCAACAAGAACTCTGGTCTCGAGAGTTTGTGGATAAGCCGGTTTTCTTCTAAAAGTTCTCTCCCTCAGAAACAAGATCTCCGTGAGAGAATCATCACTAAGGAGGCCAATGATTCATCCTCAGATGCGGTTAAAATCCGTGATCCACCGCAGAACAACGCTATTCTTCCCATAGTATCTTCACTGAGAGTAGAGTCTTCGGAAGCAATGGCTTCTTTGTTTGCAAGAAGATTAGAAGCAATGAAACACATGCTGCCTACATGTTCTTTAGCTGAGAACACAGAGGAAAGAGATGGGATTCTAATCTGTTTCTACTGCGGTAAAAAGGGTCATCGGTTACAGGAATGTTTGGAAGTTACCGACACTGAGCTCAGAGATCTAGTCCGGAACATAAGTGCTCGGAACGGAAGAGAAGAAGCTTCAACTCTATGCATTAGATGTTTTCAGCTAAGTCACTGGGCTGCAACATGCCCAAATGCTCCACCGTACAGTTCAGCACCTGAAGATAGATCGGTGAAGCACTATTTAGCTTCTACCTCCGGGCCGAAACTGCCTTTCAGAGGTTTCACAGACGTGCCAAAGGCGGTCTTTGAAGCTGTTCAAGTGCTTCGGCTAACCCGCACAGACGTTCTCAA ATGGATAAACAGTAAGAAGTCTGTATCGGGTCTTGAAGGGTTCTTCTTGCGGCTAAGGCTCGGGAAATGGGCAGAAGGGCTTGGGGGAACCGGGTATCACGTAGCCCGTATAGAAG GTGCTACAGAGGGACAAAGCTCAAAGGAACATCCAGTGAACAGCTGTGTCTCGGTCAAAGTTGGAGGGATGACTTGCTTTGTTGAATCTCAGTTTATCTCAAACCACGACTTTGTTGAG GAGGAGTTGCTGGCATGGTGGCGGAGCGCTGCAAAACGTGCCGGAAAAAGTGGAGTTGACGATACCCTGATGGCAGAGGAACTTAGTCGGAAAATTCAGCAGAGAAAGATGTTAGGCTTTTAG